The genomic region TTTTGTTCTTTTTATATCAGATTGCAAACGGTGTTTATTCATTGAACAATAAGGGTAAATTTGTTAAGGTAGAAATACAGGGAACTTTCTAAACATTTTTGTTTTTTATCTTTCCAAATGGGAAAGACCGAATGTTCCTTTGGGGCGTATGCCTGGCGATTACATATTATTAAGGAGGAGATTTTTAGAATGGCTTATCAACTTCCTGAATTACCTTATGCGTACGATGCACTGGAGCCGCATATCGACAAGGAAACAATGAACATTCACCACACAAAGCACCACAATGCTTATGTTACAAAGGTGAACAATGCAATCGAAGGAAAAAGCGATCTTGAAAGCAAGAGCATTGAAGAACTTGTAAGCAATCTTGATGCTGTTCCTGAAGATGTCCGTACAGCTGTACGTAACAACGGCGGCGGTCATGCAAACCACAGCCTGTTCTGGACAATCATGTCTCCAAACGGCGGCGGAAATCCTTCTGGTGAATTGGCTGATGCAATTACAAGCAAGTTCGGCAGTTTCGACAAATTTAAAGAGGAATTCAATAATGCTGCAGCAACCCGATTCGGATCCGGATGGGCATGGCTTGTTGTAAATAATGGTGAGCTGGAAGTAACAAGCACCCCTAACCAGGACAGCCCGCTAATGGAAGGCAAGAAACCTGTTCTTGGCCTGGATGTTTGGGAGCACGCATACTATCTTAAATATCAAAACAAGCGCCCTGACTACATTTCTGCTTTCTGGAATGTTGTCAACTGGGATGAAGTAGAAAAGCGCTA from Bacillus marinisedimentorum harbors:
- a CDS encoding superoxide dismutase; its protein translation is MAYQLPELPYAYDALEPHIDKETMNIHHTKHHNAYVTKVNNAIEGKSDLESKSIEELVSNLDAVPEDVRTAVRNNGGGHANHSLFWTIMSPNGGGNPSGELADAITSKFGSFDKFKEEFNNAAATRFGSGWAWLVVNNGELEVTSTPNQDSPLMEGKKPVLGLDVWEHAYYLKYQNKRPDYISAFWNVVNWDEVEKRYQAAK